The Buteo buteo chromosome 23, bButBut1.hap1.1, whole genome shotgun sequence genome includes a window with the following:
- the MDFI gene encoding myoD family inhibitor, with translation MSQASKHRPSRPEPPRAEPVPPTEAGETSRPSPRQTPAAPSAEPRPPARPAAGPAPPKKEKPLEDDESRKVLTKGSRAELAGAPEAVTCQPQVRAAPQPPSPCTHLLQNGAGRGPDPGGANGEAGNGVFRPLPSTQKPHRKLQSHHSINSQSSKKSKGSSKSASSHIPIEAQEDCCVHCILSCLFCEFLTLCNIVLDCATCGSCTSEDSCICCCCCNSGECADCDLPCDMDCGIIDACCESADCLEICMECCGLCFSS, from the exons ATGTCCCAGGCCAGCAAGCACCGACCGAGCCGCCCGGAGCCCCCCCGAGCCGAGCCGGTCCCGCCGACag AAGCGGGCGAGACCTCGCGCCCTTCGCCGAGGCAGACGCCAGCGGCACCATCGGCAGagccccggccgcccgcccgccccgctgccggcccTGCGCCGCCGAAGAAGGAGAAACCCCTGGAAGATGACGAGTCCCGAAAAGTCCTGACGAAGGGCTCCCGGGCCGAGCTCGCAGGCGCTCCCGAAGCTGTGACAT gcCAGCCCCAGGTGcgagcagccccacagccccccagtCCCTGCACCCACCTGCTGCAGAACGGTGCTGGGCGGGGGCCGGATCCAGGCGGTGCCAACGGGGAGGCAGGGAACGGGGTCTtccgccccctccccagcacccagaaGCCTCACCGAAAGCTGCAGTCGCACCACTCCATCAACAGCCAGAGCAGCAAGAAGAGCAAGGGCAGCTCCAAGTCGGCCTCTTCCCACATCCCTATTGAGGCGCAAGAAG ACTGCTGCGTCCACTgcatcctctcctgcctcttctgcGAGTTCCTGACCCTCTGCAACATCGTGCTGGACTGTGCCACTTGCGGCTCCTGCACCTCCGAGGACTcctgcatctgctgctgctgctgcaactcGGGCGAGTGCGCAGACTGCGACCTGCCCTGCGACATGGACTGCGGCATCATTGACGCCTGCTGCGAGTCCGCCGACTGCCTGGAGATCTGCATGGAGTGCTGCGGgctctgcttctcctcctgA
- the LOC142044006 gene encoding uncharacterized protein LOC142044006, translated as MQLPGYQRQEPGMGPGAVCWGTDAAPTANVSTQGTRDGEGRSGARGCCGRARSWAQKMRAAPHPSQQDSPDPAACQDGQCQPSRAGEGAGPRGRCWSPRPARGTRQAMAACREEPGTGYPHHHHRKKEQGEEGCLVVLFSLLLIFLFFFFFFFLALIPSVHLNYGPSVSRNLLVSSHLDAHAHKRIIKRKDESGSPSGSRLSSLATARFSHHGVSPGSALLPAGWPSSGSLPGSAHASSSAGAPQEKARRWWMLPSPRHYPSSETPSRLRRRNRARRGAGALSLKSKSGQWPSLRGLGGCQPTLRREQGAVSSLPGAAGGHRCWVPPVPPPAGTGGSGRAANPGPAALLAGQFSSPPEATRQRGHSPTDAPVLVLPQPPENGASPTSEPWQRTRPRFCCFFPRKLGGGSTWARSTVPPSAKPTGGRRDDGGLLPSPSLPGAVVGGGSSIAGRQSTAGEEGTEVPSLCPPCTGKEGGTISDRNNLPSSFTSH; from the coding sequence ATGCAGCTCCCGGGGTACCAGCGCCAGGAGCCCGGCATGGGGCCGGGGGCCGTGTGCTGGGGCACCGACGCAGCCCCCACCGCCAACGTCTCAACCCAGGGGACCAGGGACGGGGAGGGACGGAGCGGCGCTCGGGGTTGTTGCGGGAGAGCCCGGAGCTGGGCTCAAAAAATGAGAGCAGCTCCACATCCATCACAGCAAGACTCCCCAGACCCTGCTGCGTGCCAGGACGGCCAGTGCCAGCCCAGCCGTGCCGGGGAAGGTGCTGGTCCCCGAGGAAGGTGCTGGTCCCCGAGGCCAGCACGGGGCACCCGGCAAGCCATGGCTGCCTGCCGGGAGGAGCCTGGCACTGGGTACCCACATCACCACCACCGAAAGaaagagcagggagaagaggggtGTTTGGTTGTGTTGTTCTCgttattattaatatttctttttttttttttttttttttttttggcattaatACCATCTGTTCACCTGAACTACGGACCTTCTGTCTCTAGAAATCTTTTGGTATCTTCCCATCTGgacgcacacgcacacaaaaggataattaaaagaaaagatgaaagcgGGAGCCCCAGCGGCAGCAGGCTCAGCTCGCTGGCCACGGCCAGGTTCAGCCACCACGGGGTTTCACCGGGGTCGGCTTTGCTACCAGCAGGATGGCCGAGCAGCGGCTCGCTGCCGGGCTCTGCCCACGCCAGCTCCTCCGCGGGTGCCCCCCAGGAGAAGGCTCGGCGGTGGTGGATGCTGCCTTCCCCGCGCCATTACCCGTCCTCGGAGACCCCGTCCCGGCTTCGGAGAAGGAACCGGGCGCGCAGGGGAGCGGGAGCCCTTTCCCTGAAGTCGAAGTCGGGCCAGTGGCCGTCCCTGCGTGGGCTGGGAGGGTGTCAGCCGACGTTGAGAAGGGAGCAGGGAGCCGTGTCCTCGCTGCCCGGCGCTGCTGGTGGTCATCGCTGCTGGGTGCCACCAGTCCCCCCACCAGCAGGGACTGGGGGCTCGGGGAGGGCGGCCAACCCGGGGCCGGCTGCTCTGCTCGCCGGGCAGTTTAGCAGCCCGCCGGAGGCGACGAGGCAAAGGGGACACAGTCCCACCGACGCGCCGGTCCTCGTCCTTCCCCAGCCGCCAGAGAACGGTGCGAGCCCGACATCCGAACCATGGCAGAGGACTCGCCCCCgtttctgctgtttcttcccCCGAAAGCTGGGCGGAGGCAGCACGTGGGCAAGGTCCACGGTCCCTCCTAGTGCAAAACCCACCGGGGGACGGAGAGACGACGGTGGGCTCCTGCCATCGCCTTCCCTCCCCGGGGCGGTCGTTGGCGGGGGCTCGAGCATCGCCGGACGGCAGAGCACCgcaggggaagaggggacaGAGGTGCCTTCCCTGTGCCCACCGTGCacggggaaggaaggagggaccATTTCGGACAGAAACAACCTACCATCCTCGTTCACCAGTCACTAA